The window caaaaaaaaatataaaaaaaagtggGAGGACTTGATTTTATTCTccaataattttatattgtattattCTAATTGATTAATCAACCGCGTTCTATTTCTCTGGCCTGCAAACAAGATCAGAATTGGCCAGTCCATCTATTAAGCCCATTAAAATCATAAACCCTGCAGCCCTTTTCAAAGAATCACTATCACTCAAAATCAAGAACACAGCAGGCCAACAATCTTGAactgtaaaataataaaatcgaTCTTGCAAGAAAAAAGAATACGAAAGATGGGAAGCAGATTGGGAAGAAGAGTTGTGAACTTTGCCAACATACCCATCAAGCTTTTGATGCCTACTTCTTTCTCTAACATCACTGAAATTGCTCTCAAAACCATCCCCTCTGCCTCTAAGGTACACTTTTTCTCTCATGTAatgtttgtttgataaaatggtctctcccccccccccccccccacacacacacacacacagatacagAGAGACTGACTAATAATATGATTGGGATTCTTACTTTGTTTAATTGGAAATGTAGATTGAGATTAAAAGGGTTTTGGAATCACTGTATGGCTTTGAAGTAGAAAAGGTTCAAACTTTGAATATGGAtgggaaaaagaagaagaggggTGGGATTTTAATTGCTAAACCTGACTACAAAAAGGCTTATGTCACGTTAAGGAATCCATTGTCGATTTCCCCTGATTTGTTCCCGATTCGGTTGATTGAGGAGgataaaaagaatttgaataagcAGTCTAAATCCAGTTTTGTGGAGGGTGATGAGGCTAAGAAGAAGTCGCATTGGCTGGAAGGGAATGGGAAGCCTGAAGTGAGTGGTGGACGTTGGCGCGGCAGGGATCGTGGTAGCCATATGGGTGGTGGTAGAGATCGCGGTGCTAGCCAGGGAGGTGCGGGCAGCAGTGGACAAGTGAAGTTTCCGTGGAGCAGTATGAAGTCTTCGTCTAGGTAGTTCATTTTTCTGTTTTTGTATTTCTAGTGCCTTGGTGTTTGATGAAGTCTGGCTGAATTCATGATAATAAAGATAATATGGTAAACTTTAAGAAATGTATCTACATTTATTTTTGGAGAATTAACATTGCACGAATGTGGAAATAGTTAATGCTTCTGTAATCTGATCACCAA of the Daucus carota subsp. sativus chromosome 4, DH1 v3.0, whole genome shotgun sequence genome contains:
- the LOC108216694 gene encoding uncharacterized protein LOC108216694 isoform X2; translated protein: MGSRLGRRVVNFANIPIKLLMPTSFSNITEIALKTIPSASKIEIKRVLESLYGFEVEKVQTLNMDGKKKKRGGILIAKPDYKKAYVTLRNPLSISPDLFPIRLIEEDKKNLNKQSKSSFVEGDEAKKKSHWLEGNGKPEVSGGRWRGRDRGSHMGGGRDRGASQGGAGSSGQVKFPWSSMKSSSR
- the LOC108216694 gene encoding uncharacterized protein LOC108216694 isoform X1, producing the protein MGSRLGRRVVNFANIPIKLLMPTSFSNITEIALKTIPSASKIEIKRVLESLYGFEVEKVQTLNMDGKKKKRGGILIAKPDYKKAYVTLRNPLSISPDLFPIRLIEEDKKNLNKQSKSSFVEGDEAKKKSHWLEGNGKPEVSGGRWRGRDRGSHMGGGRDRGASQGGAGSSGQVKFPWSSMKSSSRN